CCTTAGAAAACGAGCGGTCATGGAATCATGCTCTAGTTTATCCGGTGTTCCTGATGAAACGATACTTCCCCCATGTACTCCGGCTCCTGGTCCAAGATCGACTACAAAATCAGCATGCTCAATGGTCTCACGATCGTGCTCCACTACAATAACACTATTACCTAAATCCCTTAGTGTTTCCAGTGACTTTATAAGCTTGATATTATCTCTTTGATGTAGCCCGATACTAGGTTCATCAAGTATATAGAGCACACCAACCAATTGAGTACCTATCTGTGTAGCAAGACGAATACGCTGGGCTTCACCACCACTAAGCGTTTGAGCTTCGCGGTCGAGGTTCAGGTAGTTTAGTCCGACATTTAAAAGAAAATCGAGACGGTCTCGAATTTCTTTTAAAACCTGGTTTCCGATTAATTGTTGACGTTCAGTTAAATTGATGGAGTAGAGTACATTACGTAATCCCTGGATATCCAGCTTTACCAGATCATGGATATTATGTCCATCTATTTTATAAGATAACGCCTCCTGATTAAGTCTGCCTCCGTTGCATTTAGGGCAAACCACCTTGCTCATAAATGCTTTCGCTTTTTCTCTTTGTTTAGGAGACTTACTATTCTCGTATTGCTCTATGATAATACGTCGAAGTCCTTCGAACTTGTGCTGGTAAGTAACCGAGCTGTCTTTGAAATCATAGCTCACCCCGAATTTCTTATCCCCGCTTCCTTTCATGAGCATCTTCCGAGCTTCATCTGAATACTTTTTGAGAGGGGTATCAAAATCAAGGCCAAAGCTTTCTAATACAGCTTTGAGTTGTTTGAATGCAAAAATATCTCGTGGAGGCCCCAGGTAACGGATCCCGCCTTGCGTTACTGTTTGCGACTCATTAGGAACTAAAAGGTCCCAGCTTACATCGTAGGTATAGCCAAGTCCATCACATTCATTGCAGGCTCCATAGGGAGAGTTGAACGAGAACAAGTTTGGAGCCGGATCTTCATAAGCTAAGCCACTTTGTAAATCGAAGAGTTTTTGAGAAAAGAGACGGTCTTTGTAAGAGCTATCCTCTTGCTGTACTGAAAGAACCACATTTCCGTCAGCCATTTCTAAAGCTAACCGAATGCTATCAGCGATTCGCTTTTCACTTTTGGGAGAGATCACAAAGCGATCTATTACAACCTCAATATTGTGGGTTTTATATCGGTCAACCTGAAGCCCTTTTGTAAGTTCTGTAAACTCACCATCAATCCGGGCACTTACAAAACCTTGTTTTATAGTCTGTTCAAAAAGCTCCCGATAATGTCCTTTTCTTCCTCTTACTACAGGGGCGAGGCAATATGCTTTGGTTCCTTTAGGCATGGCCATAACCGCAGCTACAACCTGATCAGCTGTTTGCTTCTCCATCTTATTACCACTTATGTAGGAATAGGGAGTTCCAACGCGCGCATATAAGAGTCGAAGAAAATCATAAATCTCGGTAACCGTACCTACTGTAGAGCGGGGATTTCTATTCGTAGTTTTTTGATCAATAGAAATTACCGGAGAAAGACCATCGATAAAATCTACGGCCGGGCGTTCCATCATTCCCAAAAACTGTCGGGCATAAGCTGAAAGAGACTCAAGGAATCGGCGTTGCCCTTCCGCATAGATGGTATCGAAGGCGAGGGAAGACTTTCCGGAACCAGACAGTCCGGTGATTACAACCAGTTGGTCTCTTGGAATATTAATGTCAAAATTCTTGAGGTTATGCTCGCGCGCGCCTTTTACTACAATGTATTCCTGCAATGTGAATTCCCTAGGAGATTAAACCAATCAATTTAATGAACAGTGCACAAAAAACCTGCATTCCTTTGTTCAAAAAAATTAGGCCGGAGTACCTTTGGAAAGGAAATTATAATCTCTGATAAACAACCTATTTGGGATAAGTCCTTCGCTATCTTCTGATAGCTCAGGTTTAATACGGTTTAGGAAATACATAGGTACCTTACCAATATTCTTTGCTTCAATCTCTCCTCTAGGTTCACACTCAAAAAAGTCTTTAATCCTTTCATAAGTATCTTGAGAAATATTGATACTCTCATTTTCAGAGTTTTGCTCCATTCTGGAAGCGAGGTTTACCGCGGCTCCCCAAACATCATATGCAAATCTTCTTTTCCCAATTACCCCGACCACTGACTGTCCGGTATTAATTCCAATCCGAAGAGGGAAATAGGGGATGGAATCGGGTAATGAGTTTCTAAGATTTGATACAAAAAATCTCATTTTTAAAGCAGCAAGTGCTGTATCAATGGGGTGAGTATTATTTCTCTCAGGGATTCCCCCGGCTGCCATATAACTGTCGCCAATAGTTTTAATCTTGATCAGATTATGTTGTGATATGAAGTCGTCAAACTTATCGAAGTAAAAGCTCAGGCTTTCAATCAGCTTTTCAGGAGAAAGATCGGGTACAATACGGCTGAAATCCTCAAAGTCAGTAAACATAAATGTAGCATCTTCATACCTTTCAGGAGCTACTGTTCCATATGCAAGTAAGCTATCCGCAATTTTCTTGGGAAATATGTTTTGAAGAAGATCTTCATGCTCCTTTTTAGTGAGCTCAAGTTCCTGGTTGGCGGCATTTAAACCCGATTGCATTTTTTCGAGTCTGTTGTTTTGACCCAATGTGTTTTTATAAGTGGATACAAGCAGGCTCACAAGATGAGAGAAATCAGCTTTAACGTGATATTGATTCCCTTCAATAGTCACCGGTACTGTTTCTTTAGTTTGAGAAACAGCGATAGGGTTGCTTAAGAGTTCACTTATTTTCGAGAATAAAGTGTCATCATCATAGGGCTTTGTGAGATAGTTATCTGCGCCGGCTTCAATGCCCTTCATTAAGCTTGTGGCTTCAATTCTGGATGTTACCAGGATTACCGGGATACTCTGCAATTTTGGATTCGTTTTGATGGAACTGCAAAGCTCATATCCATCCATCAGAGGCATTTCTACATCCGAAATAACAATGTCAGGATACTCGGTTTCTACGATTTCTAAGGCGTCCTTACCATTCTGAGCGGTAATTACATCGTATCCCTTTTGTATTAGTTTGTGTCGAATAATGGTTACCAAAGCTGGGTAATCATCAACAACTAGTATCCTGGGTTTTGTTTGTAACATTTACATCTCAATTAAGACAAAGAATATAGAAGATTCATAGAAATTTAAGCACTTAGTTTTTTTTAATGGCTTTCCCAAAAAAAGCGTAGCTTTGCAGGTTCAAAATCACTCACAGTATGGCAGAAACGTTAGAGAAAAACTGGACACCCGTAAGCTGGCTTGATAAGCCAATAAAACAACTTCCTGAATATCCGGATGGGAATTCATTAAAAGAAAACTTTGATACGCTTAAGAGCTTACCACCATTGGTAACTTCGTGGGAAATTGATGCATTGAAAAATAAACTGGCCCAAGTTTCTGCGGGGAAATCTTTTTTACTTCATGCCGGAGATTGCGCAGAAAGTTTCAATCATACTACTTCGCCTAAGATTGTAAATACGGTGAAGGTTTTACTACAGACCAGCTTTATTTTGATTCATGAAATGGGAGTTCCTGTAGTAAGGCTGGGGAGAATAGCAGGTCAATACGCAAAACCTCGTTCGCAAAGCTTCGAAGAGGTAAATGGTAAAACAATCCATAATTACAGAGGAGATTTAATTAACGGTTATGAACCCAATGTAGAAGCAAGGGTTCCAAACCCAGCTCGTTTAGTAGAGGGATACCATAAAGCTGCATTAACACTGAATTTTGTACGGGCTCTTGCTGACGAGGGCTTTGCTGATCTTCACCATCCTGAACAGTGGGAACTGGATTTCATGAAGAATAATGAGTACTACAAAGAATATGAGGCGATGGTGGAGTCGATCACCAAGGCAGTGAAGTTTGTTGACGCAATTGCACCGGATCGCTTCTCTTCGTTCCAGAAAGTAGATATCTACACTTCTCATGAAGCACTGAATTTATATTATGACTCTGCTCAGACTCGTAAAGTGCCTCGTAAGACTGACTTTTATAATTTGAGCTCACATTTAGTATGGCTGGGTAATCGAACCAGAGATTTAGATGGTGCTCATGTAGAGTATTTAAAAGGAATATCTAATCCGATTGGAATAAAAGTAGGTCCTCCTTATACCATTGATGACACCCTTAAGTTGATCGAGACGCTTAATCCAACTCATGAGGCTGGTAAGATTGTTCTAATCACCCGGTTTGGAAAATCATTAATTGAGGAAGAATTACCTAAGCTTATCCAGGCAGTTCGCAGAGAGGGATTCCCTGTGGTATGGAGTTCAGACCCAATGCATGGAAATACTTTTTCATCTTCCAATAACTACAAAACCCGAAATTTTGATCATATCCTTGATGAGATAAAGTCAGCCTTTGCTATTCACAGATCAGAAGGTAGTTATTTAGGTAGTGTTCATCTTGAACTTACTGGTGATAATGTAACTGAATGTGTAGGCGGCGCTAAAGGATTAGATGAAGCCGAGCTTGATAATAACTATGAAACCTTCTGTGACCCAAGGTTGAATTACGAGCAATCTTTGGAGATGGCATTTCTGGTTGCCAAAGAGTGGAAGCAGAGTTATTTGTAATTCCTAAGCATTTATCTGTCATAATTTCCAGCCCCTGACGATGAGGCAAAGCCTCGCTGTCAACATTTCTACCACCAAAAAATAGTACTGAAATTTCTTCATTTCAGTTTTGCCGTCGTGTCATACGAACCTGTTTAAGAGCCATTGGCATATCCATTGCAAAATTCTCTGCGAATTCGAACTTAAAATTAAACATTCAAAAGAGGTTAATTATGGCACTTATTAAATATACCAGACCAACTTCAGATTTATTTTCAAGAAACTTCAACGATATCGTTGATGAGTTCTTCAATCAAAAAACTTCTAATTACAGAAGAGATAATTTTATGCCTAGCGTAGATGTTTCCGAAACGGAAACTCTTTTCGAGGTTTCAGTTGTATTACCTGGACTCAAAAAAGAAGACATCTCCGTAGACCTTGAAAAAGGCAAGCTAACAATCAGTGGAGAGCGCAAATTTGAGAATAAAGATGAAGGTAAAAACTTCCATAGAGTAGAAACACAATACGGAAAGTTTAGTCGTTCTTTCTACCTCCCCGATTCTATTGATGAGAGTAGTATTTCTGCAAAATATGACGCAGGAATTCTTTCAATTACTATTAACAAGAGCGAAGAAGAAGCGAAGAAGCAAATCGAGATTGGATAACAATCCGATTTTAGGTTAAAAAAACCGAAGCCCGTGGAAAGGCTTCGGTTATTTTTATGGTTACAAATTGTAAAGCGGTACAATTTTTAACCGGGAAGGCGTTGTAGCTCAAAATTAGAACTATCATCAAAGTTGACATTATGAACACAGGTGTAAGAAATATTTTCGGAGTAGCAGCAGCTATAATTGTTTTATTAGGGTTGAATGCATTTACAGGTAACAATCGGGTTAGTCTACCTGATTACGATACCGAAGTAACCAAATCAGAGAACAGGCCAGTTGCAACCCTTATGGATTTGAACGAAGCTATTGTTGACATAGCAGAAAAAACGAATCCTGCAGTAGTAACTATCACTACAGAGAAAACCCAACAAGTACGCTATAGCGATCCATTTTCCATGTTTTTTAGAAACCCAAACAGTCAGGATGGGCAAACACGGGAATACGTTCGAAGAGGATTAGGTTCAGGAGTTATTGTTTCTGAGGAAGGCTATATACTGACCAACAATCATGTAATTGCTGATACCGATGAAATCAAAATTCAGCTTTTTAACGGTGACGAGGTTTCAGCAGAACTGATCGGAGCAGATCCTGCAACAGACATTGCTGTACTAAGAATAGATGTTGATAATCTTCCGGTAGTAACATTGGGAGATAGTGATGATGCAAGAGTAGGTTCTTTCGTTCTTGCAATTGGGAGTCCATTGAGCGAGGATTTGGCGCATACCGTATCGTTTGGAATTGTAAGCGCGAGAGGTAGATCATTAAATAATCTCACGGTATATGGAGACTATATTCAAACCGATGCTGCGATAAATCCTGGTAATTCAGGGGGTGCCCTTATCGATATGAATGGGGAACTGGTAGGAATTAATACGGCTATTGCTTCAAGGTCAGGTGGAAATGATGGAATTGGATTCGCAATTCCGGTAAACCTTGCCAAAAGAATTATGGACGATCTTATTGATGATGGATCGGTTTCCCGAGGCTATCTGGGAATTTTACCTGCTGACGTTGACCAGGTTATGGCAGAGGCTCTTGGGCTTGAAAATGTAAGAGGTATCCTCGTAGCTAGTGTTGAGGAGGATACTCCTGCAGACATTGCTGGACTTCAGGAAGAAGACATCATAATTGCTGTAAATGGTGATTTATTGAACTCAGGAGATGCAAATGCATTCCGAACCTTGATCGCAAGTTTTAAACCTGGTAAAAAAGTTGATCTTACTGTAATTAGAGATGGAAGCGAGAAGAAAATTACTGTAACTTTAGGCACGCGACCAGGAGAAGAGACAACTTCTAATACGTCAGGTAGCGAGGACATTGATGAAAAACTGGGTTTCAAAGTATCAGGGATTTCTCCTGAGATAAGAAGACAACTAAATTTATCGAATGATAAGGAAGGAGTTGTTGTTACAGAGATCAGAGAATCTAGTAATGCGTTTGAACGAGGACTGGAAAGAGGAGATGTAATCTCAGCAGTAAAGAGAAAAAAGGTTAGTACCGCTGAGCAGTTCTACAAAGAGATTGAGAAAAGCGTTAACAAAGGTGATGAAGCAGTTTTACTTACTGTTGAACGCAACAATCAGAAACAATTTATCGCATTTAGACTCTAAGTAATCAAAGATTTTATTGTACCCCGAAAAAGCCAAGGCCCAGGTCATGATATGATCTGGGCTTTTTTGATTTTCTATATTCGTCCTAGGCTAAATCTCCACTTTTTATCGTCATCCCGCATCCCGATGCTGGATCTGTAAGGGGTTACTCTAATAATAAATATCTCATGATCAACGATTTTACCTTTTCAGATCCCGGATCAAGTCCGGGATGACCAGTAGAAGGAGCTAGAAATCAAATCAGAACAAAATCTTTGTCCCGGAACAAGGGGCTCAAATCTTCAGGAGGAGGAAAGTGTTTATCTCGGAAATCATTGAAGAACCCGAGCGTTTCATTACTCATTAATTGGATGATGTCGTCCATAGCTTTTCCTGAGATCATCATTGGAGTACGATCAAATACCATCATAGTACCAACGCATTGTGTGCTAATCTGATATTGAGCACATTCTTCAATGGAAGTACCTTTAATTACACACCGGGAAAGCCACTTATCAACATCAAATTCCTGGTTCTTTTTTAATTCTTCATGAGCAGAAAAATCCAGGTTCGATTGAAAATAATCCATCATTTTTTGTTCTGATTCTTCGGAGTATTCTTTCATTTGAGTCTGCATGCATTCCATACAGATAGCAAATTCCCACACCAGATCTCTTGTATTTAATCCAGGATAATTTGTAAACGCTTTCTCGATAATATATTCCTCATTATCCAACAGGTATTTCTCGCAAACCAGGCAATGCTCAATGGGTTTACCTGTTTCAGAGGAGTAAAAAAGTTCCGGGAGTTCAGAAAGTGTTGGAGCCATCTTTACAATTTATAGCTTTCTAAAACTAGTACAAGTTTCTATCAAAATAATATCGAACTGATACGTTGAACCCAAAAAAATGGTTTTGAGTAGTTGATTCCAGCAAATCAGGAGATCGTGTTATTACAAATCTTCTGTTGTAATTAAATGATATTCCAGCCGAAATAGAGACTCTGTTCTCGATAAAAAAAGAAAGGCTACTCTGAGTAGTATTTGCGAAGTAAGTTTCCTCTAATTCTGGATCATCTTTTATATCTGAAGTTTGATAATACGTATTGTTAAATGTATTAATGATCATTTGATCGGCTATATTCCAAAGCCAACCAATCGAACTAGTTCCATTAAAATTCCAATTAACCGGGTCGGTTCTTTCGAGTGGAAGTGAAATAAATGTTGTTATAACTGCACTAATTTGATGCTCCAGACTCAAATTTTTGTACGCCCTTGCATTAACTCGAAAGCCGGCTTCTCTATCAACTATTATATCTCTTAATTGGAGAACTCTATTTTCATCCTCGGTTCTTCTCAACAGGTTTTCATATCTATAAAACCCTGCTAGTTCTATTTCAGCTCCTTCGAAACGCTGCCCTAGATTTTCATTAAAAACATCGTTTAAAAAGAATAATTCATAAGCATTAAGCTGGTCGAGCTTATTATTTGAAGCTTCATTAATGTCTTGCCAGAAATATTTTAAAGGGCGGTCATATCGTTGTAGGTAGCCATTGTATTTGGTGAATAATTCAGCAACTTCTATTATTTCATCGCTTGAAAAAGAGTTATTGCCCAGGTCTTTATAACGCTCGTTTAATCTAAGTGAGCGTAGTATCGGAGAAATATTTCGTACTCTGCCAAAACCTATTCCAAAAGAAGGATATGCATTAATTCTTCGGTTTATAGTTACATCCTTTTCTTCAAAAGAATCCTGTTGTTCATCTCTTTTACTTCTTATGATCCGAAAGTCTGTATTTAAGGAAGTAGAAATAAAAAAATTCTCACCTATATACTCCTTTAGGTCAAAATATACTGATGGTTGAATACCTAAATTTCTGAGTTTTATTTTCTCATGATCTTCACCGAAGAAGAAATCTTGTTTATCCTCAGTGTTTGTTACTTGTGTGAATACAGAAAAAGAGGTGTTTAATTGGTAAACTCGTTGTTCGCTTTCTCTAAAAAGAGTTAAATGGGGAGTAAGATTAATATTAAAATTAGAAACACTATTTGCGAATTCACTATCAGATCCAGAGGAAAAGGGATCAGGAATCTCATTAGTTGTATTTGTATTTCTCCAATCATACCTCAAATGCCCCGTGGAAAGATAGAAGTTTTTGTATCCCCATTCAGGTAATCGGTAATAAATAAGTTTTTGAAAGTCTGCTTTATTTTGGAAGCCTACACTTTCTTGGGATAAACCTATTGTGGGTACCAGGAAGCAAATCATTAAGAAAGAAGTTTTCATTGATGAAGAAGATTTTTAGAAAAGGTTTGAAGAAAATCTAAGTACCAGCTAAGAATGAGTAGTAATCCTGCAATTCCGTCAGAAGCTCAATCCGGGCATGATTTTAGACATTAATAGTGGAAAAAAGAAGTAAAGATCGAACACTATGAATTTAAATAAATTCACTCTCAAAGCTCAGGAGACCATCCAAAAGGCGTTGGAACTAGCCCAGTCTTCAAACAACCAGGCATTGGAACCAGCTCACGTTTTAAAAGCATTTCTGATAGATGCAGATAATATCGTAATCACATTGATTAACAAGCTAGGAGCCAGCTTAAAAGTAGTAGAAGTAAGTACAGATGCTTCCCTTCAAAAGCTTCCAAAAGTACAGGGTGCTTCTGTATCTGGTCAATATCTTTCTCCATTAGCCAAAGAAGCATTTGATTTAGCACAAAAAGAGTCGACGGCACTAGGCGATGAGTATATCAGTTCTGAACATGTGTTATTAGGTTTGGTCCAGACCAAAGGAGAGATCGCCGATGTCTTAAATGACCAAGGTGTTACTAAAGATAATATTCTTAAGGTGCTCAATGATGTTCGAGGAGGCCAAACAGTGGACGACCCCAATGCGGAAAGCCGCTATGGAGCGCTTAAAAGATATGCCAGGGATTTAAACGAATTAGCGGAGAAAAATAAACTGGACCCCGTAATTGGTCGGGATCAGGAAATTCGAAGGGTAATGCAAATCCTTACCCGCCGCACCAAGAACAATCCTGTACTTATTGGTGAGCCAGGAGTGGGTAAAACTGCTATTGCCGAAGGTATGGCACTTCGGATTGTAAGAGGAGATGTTCCCGAAGGGCTTAAGTCAAAACGCATTGTGGCTCTAGATATGGGAGCTTTGGTTGCCGGGACTAAATTCAGAGGTGAGTTTGAAGAACGATTAAAGGCAGTAGTGAAAGAGGTAACAGAATCTGACGGAGAATTAATTCTCTTTATTGATGAAATCCATACACTGGTTGGAGCAGGTTCAGCAGAAGGTTCCATGGATGCAGCCAATATTTTGAAGCCAGCACTTGCAAGAGGAGAGATGCATGCAATTGGTGCCACAACCCTTGATGAATACCGGAAATACATCGAAAAAGACAAAGCACTTGAGCGAAGATTACAGACGGTATTAGTTGGTGAGCCTTCGGTTGAGGATACGGTATCTATCCTTCGTGGATTACAAGAACGATATGAGGTACACCATGGGGTAAGAATTACCGATGCAGCCATTATAGCTGCTGCCGAGCTTTCTCACCGTTATATCTCAGATCGCTTCCTTCCAGATAAAGCCATCGACCTAATTGATGAGGCGGCTTCGAGGTTACGATTGCAAATAGATTCTCTTCCAGAGGAGTTAGACGGCATTGAACGCCAAATCCGCCAATTAGAAATTGAAAGAGAGGCACTTAAGCGAGAAAAAGATCAATCCAAGATTAAAGGGATTGAGAAAGAACTGGCTAATCTTGAAGAAGAGCGCAACAGTATGCGTGTGCAATGGGAGCAGGAACGTGATCTCATTCAAAAAGCGCGTGAACTTAAACAAGCCATAGAAACCACAAGAAATGAAGCTGATAAAGCGGAGCGTTCGGGGGACTATGAAAAAGTAGCAGAACTTCGTTATGGTACCATCACCCGATTAGAAAAAGATCTGGAAGCAGCAAAGGTTCAGTTGGATGAAATGCAGGAGCGAAAAGCATTGCTCAAAGAAGAAGTGGACGGGGAAGATATTGCTGATATTGTAGCTCGTTGGACAGGTATCCCAGTGAAGCGTATGCTTGAAAGCGAACGCCAGAAGTTATTGCTACTTGAGGAAGAGCTTCACAAAAGAGTAATTGGTCAGGATAAAGGAATTGAAGCGGTAGCTAATGCAGTTCGTCGATCAAGGGCAGGATTACAAGACGAAGGCCGGCCTATTGGCTCTTTCTTTTTCCTTGGTTCAACAGGGGTAGGAAAAACCGAATTGGCGCGATCACTTGCTGAGTTTTTATTCAATGATGCAAATGCAATGATTCGAATTGATATGAGCGAGTACATGGAAAAACATAGTGTAAGCCGATTAATTGGACCTCCTCCGGGATATGTGGGCTATGATGAAGGCGGGCAGCTTACCGAAGCGGCTCGCAGACATCCTTACTCAGTGATTTTGTTAGACGAAATCGAAAAAGCACATCCTGATGTATTTAATATCCTGCTTCAGGTTTTGGATGAAGGAAGGCTGACCGATAACAAAGGGGTAACTGTCGATTTCAAGAATACCATCATCATTATGACTTCCAACATCGGCTCTCATTTAATTGTGAATGAAATGGAGAAGAGCAAAGGTGAGCTTAGTGACGAACAATACGAGAAGCTTCAGCAGCAATTAATTGACCAGTTAAAGTTGACCATTCGACCGGAATTCCTGAACAGGGTAGATGACATTATTGTATTCCATCCATTAGGAAAGGAACATATTCGTCAGATTGTAGATATCCAGTTGAAACGAGTTCATCAGTTACTGGAGAAGAATAAGGTCAAACTCACAATCCCAGACTCAGTGAAGGATTGGCTAGCTACCCGGGGATATGATCCGGTATATGGAGCACGTCCTTTGAAAAGAGTAATTCAACAGCATATCACCAATACCCTTGCTACTCAGCTGATTATGAAAGACTCTGATGCTCCTATCAAGTATGAAGCAGCTCTAAACAAATCCGGAGAAGAGATCGCTTTTGCTGAAGTTGTAAGTGATGTAGAAGAGTGGGTGGAGGAATAATTTAAGGTATTAATATTCTAATGTCTTAAGTTAGGGTATGGATAAGCAAAAGTTAATTGATGAGATAGTTCAATATTTTGATGAAAATATTGCTCAAGTGCATCAAGAGAATTTGATTAATAAACACGCAAAATTATCTAGTTATCAGATCAATCCAATACTGGTTAAGTACCTTTCGCAACTTATAGAGAGTGGGATTACTGAAGAGGGAATTGCTAAAGCTCTTTTTTACCCAAGGGCTTTGGGTACTTCAATAACTGGCTCATTTGGAAGTAAATTTCAAAAAATGCTTGTTGATTTAGGGCTTGTTAAAGGATCACTAATCCCAGGGATGGACATAGAATATCAGGATAAGCTAGATGGTAGAGATAAATATTGTCAGTTAAAATCTGGACCAAATACTATCAATTCCAAAGATGTTGATCCAATGCTGAGCGAATTTGATAAGGTCGCAAATTTGGCTAGAGCAAATAGTTCGAAAGATTTTAGCAATAATGATCTTGTTGTTGGAATAATGTACGGTGACAAAGATCAATTAAGTGCTCATTATTTGCGTATAGATGAAAGATACCCAGTCATTATTGGACAGGAGTTTTGGGAAAGAATTACAGGATATCCATCTTTTTATGGTGAGCTTATTTCATCAATTGATGATTTAATTGACAGTATGCCTTTCAGTGATTCATTTCAAAGCGCCTATCATAAGCTTGTATCCGAAATTCGAGCAGCAAACCTAATTTAAAGTGAAAGAGTTGCTTGTCTAGAGTTAAAAACCTGTTCGCTAAAACGATACGTTTCGTATGTTCTATTAAGAAACTCAATGATTGAATACCCAAGTTCCCTTCCTAGATTTACAGGGACAGCATTCCCAATCTGCTTATACTGATTTGTTACTGATCCAGCAAATTTCCAGTTGTCAGGAAATGTTTGGATCCTTGCATATTCTCTAACAGTAAAAGGG
This genomic window from Balneola sp. contains:
- the uvrA gene encoding excinuclease ABC subunit UvrA, which encodes MQEYIVVKGAREHNLKNFDINIPRDQLVVITGLSGSGKSSLAFDTIYAEGQRRFLESLSAYARQFLGMMERPAVDFIDGLSPVISIDQKTTNRNPRSTVGTVTEIYDFLRLLYARVGTPYSYISGNKMEKQTADQVVAAVMAMPKGTKAYCLAPVVRGRKGHYRELFEQTIKQGFVSARIDGEFTELTKGLQVDRYKTHNIEVVIDRFVISPKSEKRIADSIRLALEMADGNVVLSVQQEDSSYKDRLFSQKLFDLQSGLAYEDPAPNLFSFNSPYGACNECDGLGYTYDVSWDLLVPNESQTVTQGGIRYLGPPRDIFAFKQLKAVLESFGLDFDTPLKKYSDEARKMLMKGSGDKKFGVSYDFKDSSVTYQHKFEGLRRIIIEQYENSKSPKQREKAKAFMSKVVCPKCNGGRLNQEALSYKIDGHNIHDLVKLDIQGLRNVLYSINLTERQQLIGNQVLKEIRDRLDFLLNVGLNYLNLDREAQTLSGGEAQRIRLATQIGTQLVGVLYILDEPSIGLHQRDNIKLIKSLETLRDLGNSVIVVEHDRETIEHADFVVDLGPGAGVHGGSIVSSGTPDKLEHDSMTARFLRDEEIIELPEQYRKGNGKKITIKNARGHNLNNVDISFPLGKFISVTGVSGSGKSSLINQTLVPILSNHFYKSKSVPLPYDTVEGLDNIDKIISIDQSPIGRTPRSNPGTYTKVFDHIRRLFSELPEAKIRGYDQGRFSFNVKGGRCETCQGDGVRKIEMNFLPDVYVTCETCNGKRYNRETLEIYYKKKNISDVLNMPIGEAAEFFDAQPAISRILSTLNSVGLGYLTLGQSSTTLSGGEAQRIKLARELSKIGTGDTLYVMDEPTTGLHFQDVRMLIDVIQQLVDKGNTVMVIEHNLDLIKAADWIIDLGPEGGRGGGKIIAQGTPKKLADHKTSETGKFLKQEFDRLNKHEKAL
- a CDS encoding adenylate/guanylate cyclase domain-containing response regulator, whose product is MLQTKPRILVVDDYPALVTIIRHKLIQKGYDVITAQNGKDALEIVETEYPDIVISDVEMPLMDGYELCSSIKTNPKLQSIPVILVTSRIEATSLMKGIEAGADNYLTKPYDDDTLFSKISELLSNPIAVSQTKETVPVTIEGNQYHVKADFSHLVSLLVSTYKNTLGQNNRLEKMQSGLNAANQELELTKKEHEDLLQNIFPKKIADSLLAYGTVAPERYEDATFMFTDFEDFSRIVPDLSPEKLIESLSFYFDKFDDFISQHNLIKIKTIGDSYMAAGGIPERNNTHPIDTALAALKMRFFVSNLRNSLPDSIPYFPLRIGINTGQSVVGVIGKRRFAYDVWGAAVNLASRMEQNSENESINISQDTYERIKDFFECEPRGEIEAKNIGKVPMYFLNRIKPELSEDSEGLIPNRLFIRDYNFLSKGTPA
- a CDS encoding 3-deoxy-7-phosphoheptulonate synthase; protein product: MAETLEKNWTPVSWLDKPIKQLPEYPDGNSLKENFDTLKSLPPLVTSWEIDALKNKLAQVSAGKSFLLHAGDCAESFNHTTSPKIVNTVKVLLQTSFILIHEMGVPVVRLGRIAGQYAKPRSQSFEEVNGKTIHNYRGDLINGYEPNVEARVPNPARLVEGYHKAALTLNFVRALADEGFADLHHPEQWELDFMKNNEYYKEYEAMVESITKAVKFVDAIAPDRFSSFQKVDIYTSHEALNLYYDSAQTRKVPRKTDFYNLSSHLVWLGNRTRDLDGAHVEYLKGISNPIGIKVGPPYTIDDTLKLIETLNPTHEAGKIVLITRFGKSLIEEELPKLIQAVRREGFPVVWSSDPMHGNTFSSSNNYKTRNFDHILDEIKSAFAIHRSEGSYLGSVHLELTGDNVTECVGGAKGLDEAELDNNYETFCDPRLNYEQSLEMAFLVAKEWKQSYL
- a CDS encoding Hsp20/alpha crystallin family protein; this encodes MALIKYTRPTSDLFSRNFNDIVDEFFNQKTSNYRRDNFMPSVDVSETETLFEVSVVLPGLKKEDISVDLEKGKLTISGERKFENKDEGKNFHRVETQYGKFSRSFYLPDSIDESSISAKYDAGILSITINKSEEEAKKQIEIG
- a CDS encoding Do family serine endopeptidase, whose protein sequence is MNTGVRNIFGVAAAIIVLLGLNAFTGNNRVSLPDYDTEVTKSENRPVATLMDLNEAIVDIAEKTNPAVVTITTEKTQQVRYSDPFSMFFRNPNSQDGQTREYVRRGLGSGVIVSEEGYILTNNHVIADTDEIKIQLFNGDEVSAELIGADPATDIAVLRIDVDNLPVVTLGDSDDARVGSFVLAIGSPLSEDLAHTVSFGIVSARGRSLNNLTVYGDYIQTDAAINPGNSGGALIDMNGELVGINTAIASRSGGNDGIGFAIPVNLAKRIMDDLIDDGSVSRGYLGILPADVDQVMAEALGLENVRGILVASVEEDTPADIAGLQEEDIIIAVNGDLLNSGDANAFRTLIASFKPGKKVDLTVIRDGSEKKITVTLGTRPGEETTSNTSGSEDIDEKLGFKVSGISPEIRRQLNLSNDKEGVVVTEIRESSNAFERGLERGDVISAVKRKKVSTAEQFYKEIEKSVNKGDEAVLLTVERNNQKQFIAFRL